The Apodemus sylvaticus chromosome 18, mApoSyl1.1, whole genome shotgun sequence genome includes the window ATGCTAAAATCTCTCCTTTGCACATGCCCTCAAGCCAAATGCAAGAGAACAAACCAAACCATCAAAACATCCCACTTGGCTGTCTTTCAAGGCCTCTTGAAGGTCTGTCTTCTGACTTTACTGCTCAGTGGTTCTCGGTATGAGTCTCTCATTCCTATCTGGAATGTTCTTTCCCCATTTTAACTCTGCTCACTGACTTTCTGCTAAGTTTATTCAAGGAAAATTCTGCCTGTTCCACAAGCCTAAGTCAGACATCTTCTCTTCAGTGACACTTCCCTGGCCAGGAGCTAAAAGAAAGCTCCCCTGCCCTGTTTATCTTTGGCCCCCAAAGGCAGTGTCTTTAACTGAGCCCACCTTCCTCTTGAGGCTGGGGCGCCTTGCTGGGGCATTGCACATCTGTCAACTGTGCAATAATGAAGTCAAGTTCTCCCTAGGTAATGAAAAATCTGGCTTTCTTTCTAAAGCATGAAAGCACTGCTTTGGAGAGACTGTTTTAGACTCGAAACAGCTATGTGTCTATGCAGTGTGGACAAGTTGACTACTAAAAGCATATTCAGGAGAAATCATGAATTGTCCATCGATATTCTTTTCTTCCCTGCTTCCTGCTCCAAGTGTCAACAAACAGAAGCCAGTTAGCCACATTTCCCAATCCATCCATCTTGGTCAGAAAGTACAGCTTGAtcagaaagttttctcttgaacaggatgaaaaataaaatgtctgaCTTCCTGGGTCACTTCTTCACCTGGGAAGAGTAATAGGTTTTCCTCTTGTATTCTTTGTCCCTTCCAGTGATGGGTTAGATCAACAGGATGATCTCAGTTTCACAGAAGAGAGCAACTCCTGAGCCAAACGACTTGGGAAGGAGACATGGAACACCAGGGCCCATAAACAGAGCTACCCACAAGTCAGGACCTCCCTCCATCCCCTGGACATATATTTGATAGGAAAAAATACACTTAAATTTTTCTTGAGCCAAACccacttttttctttcctgtcattTCATTACTACAGTCATATACCTTGAAAAGGGTATTAAAATACAGTTATAAAATTCAAACATTTATGCTGAACAAAGATGCTGAAAATAACCTTCCTCAGAAATATTCTCAATAGCTATTTTTGATTGATTCTATTGAATTCCAATAGAGCACAATAGCCAGTGTTTATAATGATAGTGATTAGTCATTCAAGAAAATGTTAATGCGCCAAGTAACCTTTTTAAGAAGAGAAGCAGTTGTTTAATACACTTTagccaatttattttaaaatcatccaGATTTGAAAGGATATTGTGTTTATCGGAGAAGCATTAAAATCTCGCTGGAAAACTATCTATCACGATGGAAATTTTCTTTGTatacttttaagatttattttttatttttagaattatgtGTATGCGTTGACTGAGGTCATGGGGGAGGGCTTTGTGCACGTGTGAGGACATGTGCCCACAGGGCCCAGAAGAGGGTCTTAGAtcctttggaactagagttaaggCAGTTATGAGCAGTTCAATCTCGTGCTTGGAAGCCAACTCAGCTCCTATGGAAGAATGGTATTTATTGAGTTCTGAGCCATCACCCCGGCTCCCTGTTACTGAGGGAAAAAGATACTTCTAAACAATTTttataggaacattactaaattGTATCAGTAAGTCAAGTGTAGTTAGAAACCCCAAGCACGGGAGTCTTCAGAAGGGAACTCGTTTATCAGAGAGGTGCCTGACAATCTGAGATGGGGCAAGCAGAACTTCAGATATCCGAAGAATATATGAAATATGTAAGGGAATTCAGAGTATTTGGAGTCCTTGTGAAGTTCGGCTAGAGAGCTTTACAGTGAAATTCTCCAGTCATATCAACGATAAAAGTAGACACACAGAAGACAACAGTTTTAGTACACCGGACAAGAGACAGCCTTCTTGAAAAgagcaaataaacaaatgtagGGAGAACTCACCTTTCATGGTTTTCCACAGAAGAAGGTGCGTCAGGAAGAGTCACAGAGTCGTGGGCAGCTTTGCTGAGACGAGGGAGCAGAGACCTatgcccaggaagtggcactaggTGGAAAATGAGAAGGAAACTGTCTAGACAGAGCTCTGCATGCATTGTTTAGGTTCTCCCCTGtataaacacattttttgcaAGCCCAGACAATTGGTAAATTGAGAGCAGTAATACCCATGCAGTTCTCAGAATTCACATGGGGAAAAAAACCAGCCAGAGTacagatgttgttgttgttgttgttgttgttgttgttgttttatagaccaggctggccttgacctcacagagatccacctgcctctgcctgctaagtgttgggattaaaggcatgtaccaccacaatGGGCCCCTGAGTACAGGATTCTTGATCGTCACTTGGGACTTTACATAGAGACCCTGAAGAGGGCATGCTAACCTCACCAGAGGAAAGCAAACCCCAGAATCACTAACCTAGCACCTGGTTTCTTCCAAGAGGAAGTCCAACTGACCTtagaagaacaaaacagaaaatccacaAATTAATGTCAAACATTAAAGACAAGACAGTGCCATTCATTACCAGAAAACACAATAGTCAACACAAATTCATTTAGAGAGATAGAAAGGAAGACAGGGACTTGTAATAAAAGGCTTTAAAATATGCTAAGGAGGTAAAAAGAGATATTATGACTAGAAAATAATAGAATGAAGAAcctgtaactttatttttttcaaacattaGTTTTGATGATGATTCTCAAGTGTTTTAATCTCctttgtagcccaccacccacctgaGGTAGTGAGGAAGAGAGGAttcaggggaagtggacctgttagAAAGGTTCAGGGTTAGCAGCAGCAGCTCGATTTAtttgcaaacactttaccaatACACCAGAAGTCTAGtttggtgcgtttctctctatggagtcccaacaaatggagctcaactatgcaatgtaaggtggactaacacatgcatgtcattagcaaagaatcctccATCATGTGTCCttccacatgcttgctttagcagagcatcctgtctcctgtgtctgcttcagccaaacgTCAAATGGAAAATCCCATGGATGGGATTCTCAGCAGACCAGACACTGAAAAGAACAGCATGAGGATCTCAAAAACAGCGATGAAACCACCTAAAGAGCAAATCAAGAAGgcagacacacaaacaacaaGGAGCAGAGAGCCTTAGGTAGAAAGGGGTTCCGATGAAGGGTTCAGGGGAGGCAAAATGAATGTGGAAACTTCAAGggaatatttgcagatgatagaaAGTATTGAACAAAAACATAGTTTTGCTCGTGATGGAAGTTAAGTAAATTCAAACATCAGCCAAAATTAGTCTGTTGATTAAATGGGTGAAGGTTACTAATGCTTTCAGCTTGTACTCAGTAACATTAATACATTTGTTTTAGACAAAATCAATTCTCCACTAAGAACTCAATTTACTTTAAAGGGTTAGGTAAGCCTTGGCCTGATGGAGGGCCTGGTCAGAGGGTTTATAGTGTGAATAGAAATGTCTTGCAGATGTAACTTATGATCcaatataattaatatgtatgaattcagattttaaaaatattactttctATTACTTTTAACTATTTTTTCAGAAGACATTTATTGTGACTTGTTTCAATATGATtatctagaaatagaaaaaagaaaacttcttcATAATATCACTACTTCATGTGCATATTCAGctagtaatatatatattatatataacacattatgtaaaatataaatatatgtaattattacaagtgtacaaaaatatatttctaatatacatttattattataaatgattctatatatttatacataaatatattttatatttacttatacttatgcatatatcatatatcatacaataattagtttcattatgtattatatgtatcatatcatatattatgttatatattatatgtcatatTGCATATCATCTGTATCATCTATTTTTGTGtattagatatatttatatattgtttatatagtcatatatttatatataaattatatatatatttatagacaaataatatttagaaatatgtgttaatatattatatattaatattaaatattattaatataaataatataaatatattatatgttatatatttaataataatataagtatattatatattatatttacatgttatataataatatattatattatacattatatattaacatacaaatattatatattttatatatttacatttatgttaCATGAATCATCTATGCAAGATGGGAGATGGATATTGTAGTCTCAAATTTGAGTTGCTCCTATACATGATGTCTGTACATCCAGTCTCAAATTCTTCGAAAGCTAATTGACTAGCAATAGCACAATAAAAACTTTACAAAAACGTCAAAAGTTTCTGATATGTGGACAGGGCCAGGCATCCAGAGAGAAAATCCTGAGAAAACCATATTCCCTTTTATTCTGGTAATTTGAATAATGTTATCATTACTTATTTTTCTTGGTTACTTGAGTTATTTTAATTTAAGTGGTCTATGTGTTAGCAATGCTTTAGGGTGTAGATAATAAAAATCCCATCTATGTGTTGTGTGAATCACAAGAATAAGCTCCCTTAGTAACAAGTCTGGAAGTACTGGCCCaaagttgtcttagtcagtgtcCATTGCTGTGATTGAAACACCGTAATCAAAGTAACTTGGGgtggaaaaggtttattttatttgtacttccCGGTAACAGACAATCACTGAGGTAATCAGGGCTGTAACTGAAGCTGGGAAGGAAACGGGAAACagaagaatattttatatattgtatgttaTATGTTACATGGTACATGTTATGCTTTATGTGTTACATGTtacatagtatacatatataggtaGAGTCCATGGAGGAGGagtacttactggtttgcttctcatgacttgatcagcctgctttcttatagcatccaGGACCACTCACCCAGGAATGTCCCCATCCAGActgggctggaccctccctcaTCAATAAATAATTATGGACATGGCTATAGGCTAGCCTACAACTGATCTATGGAGGCATGTTCAAAATTGAGGTTTCCACCTATGctatgactctagcttgtataaAGTTGAGAGAAAACTAGCCACCACACAGGCCAGCTGCAAATGTGGCAAATTAGGAGGTCTCCTGTTCTCTGCCTTCAGTTCATGATGCGTGCTAGCCCATGATGCTTAACCTGGCGACCTTAAGTAGCAAAATGTGCTTCCATGACCCTAATGTCCCATCATTTTGAGgaggaaaataatgaaaagaaatcaaaggattGTATTCACCTTGTCTTCCAAAAATGATTTTTTCATAGAAATTAATCATAGGctaaaaagacaaatatttctttcttgttttatcttattaaaattactttttctccagagtggctgtaccttcttgcaatcccaccagcagtggaggagtgttcctctttctccacatcctcgctaacacctgttgtctcctgagtttttaaccttagccattctgactggtgtgaggtgaaatctcagggtcgttttgatttgcatttccctaatgactaatgatgttgagcacttcttaaggtgcttctcagccatccgaatttctccaggtgaaaattctttgtttagatctgcaccccatttttaatagggttatttggttccctggggtctaacttcttgagttctttgtatatattggatattagccctctgtcggatgtagggttggtgaagatcttttcccagtttgttggttgctgttttgtccttttgacagtgtcctttgccttacagaaacttggtaattttatgaggtcccacttgtcaatacttgatcttagggcataagctattggtgttctgttcagaaacttttcccctgtgcccatgtcctaaagggttttccccagtttcttttcttttagtttcagtgtgtctggttttacgtggaggtccttgatccacttggagttgagcttagtacaaggagataagaatgggtcaattcgcaatcttctgcatgctgacctccagttgaaccagcaccatttattgaaaaggctatcttttttccactggatgttttctgctcctttgtcaaagatcaagtgaccataggtgtgtggattcatttctgggtcttcaattctattccattggtccacttgtctgttgctgtgccaataccatgcagtttttaacaccattgctctgtagtattacttgaggtctgggatattgattcccccagaagttcttttactcttgagaatagttttagctatcctgggttttttgttattccagatgaatttgagaattgctttttctaactctaagaagaactgagttgggattttgatggggatagcgttgaatctgtatattccctttggcaagatggccattttaactatattaatcttgctaaaccaagagcatggcagatttttccactttctgagatcttctttgatttccttcttcagagatctgaagttcttctcatatagatcttttatatgtttggttagagtcacactaagatacgttatattgtttgtggatattgtgacgggtatcagtctagaggttcctcagaaaactgaatgtgacactactggaagaccctgccataccactcctgggcatatacccagaggattccccggcatgtaataaggacacatgctccactatgttcatagcaaccttatttataatagccagaagctggaaagaacccagatgtccctcaatggagtaatggctacagaaaatgtggtatatttacacaatggaatactactcagcaataaaaacaatgaattcatgaaatttgtaggcaaatggttggaactggaaaatatcatcctaagtgaggtaacgcaatcacaaaagaatacatatggaatgtaatcactgataagtggatattaactagcccagaagctctgaatacccaagacacaagtagtatatcaaatgactaccatgaagaagtaaggagagagtcctgaccctggaaaggcctgatccagcattgtaggggagtaccaggacagagaaaaaggagggaggtgattggagaatgggtgtagagaaggcttatgggacatatggggaggggggaactgggaaaagggaaagcattttggaatgtaaacaaagaatttagaaaataaaataaaaaataagaaaaataaaaaaaataaaaaaataaaaaaatactttttctcacaatattttttaattatggttccccttcccctgctcctccAAGTCCCTCCTCACATCCCCTCTGAATGCATCTACTCTCTGTCACTCATtagaaacaaacaggcttctaaggaataataataaaacaaaacataagaaataaaatataaggtaaaacaaaaactaacacatcagaATTCCATGAAATAGACAATAGCCCAAGAGACAAAGAATCAGAGATCCACTAGgttgcacactcaggaatccaataaaaatactaaactagaAGCCtgtatatatggagagagggcggGTATGGGGGGGGTGCACCTGGTCCAGTCCTTGCAAGCTCTGTGTATGCTGTGTCATCTCTGTGAACTCATATGAACTTTGCTCATGTTCATTTAGAGAGTctcattttgtgtgcatgtgtgtcctctGACCGCTCTGACTtttacactctttctgtctcctcttccacagggaTCCCTCAGCCCCAAGGTGAGGAATTCGATAGAGACaccccatttaggactgagtataAGTTTCTCATTCTTTGTATAGTATCTGTGggtctctgttcctctctgctgCAGGAAAAAGATGCTCTGGTAACATCTGAGCAGGGCATGGATCTATGAGTACAGCAGGGTGCCAATAGGGGCGATTTTATTGGTACAGCTGTTTCTTTTTTAGatcagtagtgtttggttttaccatAGGTCCCTGAGATATTTAGTCTCAGGGTTTTGGCCACcaaagcagtgtcaggtatgggctccatctcatggagtgggtgTTATATCAAATCAATATTGGTCatttactcccacaagctttgtgtcaCCATTGCCGGGCAGtcaggacaccattgtagatcaaaggatCTGTGCTTGGCTTGGTGTTTGTgcttctcttttggtagcctgcagagtacTGAAGACAGCAGAACCTAGGTGTGAAGGctctctgtgggcaccagctTAGCCTCTCCATGTTCAGTCAGGTGCTGCCTTCAGTGATGGAACCTTGCCCTCAGTTTATGGAGAACAATCTATACCTTGGGCTGTTTGGATATCTCAGCTAGCAACTTAGATTTTTCATAGAAATTATTCTCAGACAAAGCAGACATGTGTTTCTATATTCCTTTACAGAAAAGGAACCTGAGACGATCCCTGTGAGTAGTAAAGAATGGATTTGTAAGCTGTCAGTTACGATTATCCTTTGCTGCTGGGAGTTTGGCCTAGTTTTCTGCATATGTCATAATTCTTTTCCTAACCTCCTCAACACAGACCTCAAAATATTCTTTACAAACTATAGCAAAATTAGGAAGGGAAATAACAATGATGTCTACAACAATTATCAAAGTGAGAATCCAGAAAGATAGGTAGGGCCTATCTCTaccatccccaccccacaccaATGGAATCTTAGTGCTTTATAATGGAATCTTCCCAGGCCACATACTCTGCTTTCCCTGTTCATGGAAAAAACAGCTAGCATTTGTATCttttatgagatatttttaaAGAGCATTCAGCTCTTTGGACAAGATGCAACACTTCAGGGGGTCCAACCTCTAACCATTACTTTCTTTACACTATACCTTAGAAACTTGCTGCAGTTTCTTATGCTGCTGTCTAGTAGAATTCACAAAGATCAGATTTTGCTTCTTGACTTCCCCTTCACAACTATTTGTATTATTGATACTGCTAGGATTATAttcatggcatatatatatatatatatatatatatatatatatatatatatatcacaacaaATACTTCTGCATATGGTGAAGAAAAATGATAATGATATCTTCAAAGATAAAGCAAAAATGTGTTGttccattttaatatattttaaaccaGGAGTCAAATGGAAAGTTggtcatttattaattttaaaaattttatttggagtctttgtgtgcacactcatgtccatgctctgtgtgtgtgttggggcaggGGAGGTTATTGCATCCCCAAACAAGAGTGTCATATCAGTTCCTATAAGTCTAGAGTTACAGCCAGTTGTGAATCAAAAGGTATGGGTGCtcagaactgaacttgggtctttttAAAACAATGGGGAGCACTCacaactgctgggccatctttctacatatttttcttttgaattatatgtatttgtttgtgcCTATATGTAGTTTTCTGCACATGAAGGCAATACCAAGGGAAGCCAGCATTCCccacagctggagttacaggagattGTGTACTACCTGATGTGTATGGACTAAattctgatcctctggaagagcagtgaccATGCCTGGTCACTGAGCATTTCTATAGCTGTCCACCTCCCAGATCAATCTTGATTGTTTAACAAACGGTTCAGTGGTTTTCAGTTCCCAATGCACCACACTGGATGCACACTGCTCTGTTTACCAACCCTCTTATCTTGTCCCTCACCTTCATGTATGCATTGTGCCCACCAAAACCACTCGAATTTGTTGATCCCTACTTTGTGTTGATAAATCAACGTCAGTAAataaacacctttttttttctatttgcagAAAACTTTTGATTGGCTTCCAGATAATGTCTAAAGACACACTCTTTTCCAATTCAATCAAATTTCTGGCATGCTGCCCTAAAAGTTCCTGATTGATCTTATTTCTCTGACAGACTCTTCTAGATTGgggaaataaaatgatttctcatctacttgttttatttattaactaAGTGATATTTATGGCCATACTGGGTAATTTTCCATTATTAAATGATGATGCATGCTTCATACTTAACGATCATTGGTTGCACactttaaatgtattttgaaatattaaaacacataattaaaataattaataattcatatatatagcTTGGTAGATGTCTTAAAATATcagattaatttataaaaattttacaaataacGTAGAAAGTGTTATTTTCTATGTACTAATAAAAAACCCATATATTCTCACAGAATGACAGGAGAAATCCACACTTGTTATCTCGGGTATTAAATTCCCAAGACCAATTTCTTTGCTTAACAAAACTGACCTTTACAAATGTCAAAAATTTAATACCTTAGAAAATGTTGTGCAACAATTTAAATGAGTGGAAGAATTTGGGAATTTGAAAGACATGCTAAGTAGTTCTTATTTCTCGTTTCCTCCCCATGGGAGCACTGCCTCAGAGTTCAGTTTTATACTAATGTGCTTTTACCAGCTATGTGGACTGGATTTCTTCAGCCAAAATAATGGCGAGCTTCCAGCAGCTTCATTCACTGCTGGGTGACAGCTCCGCTCAGTTCATTACTAGAAACTGAGGTTATTTTCCCTCCTATTGTCTACCTTCTTTAAGGCCTGTGGTCTTTTAATTCCTCTACTTTCATTTACCTAAAGAAGGTGTCCAACTTCAACAGTCCTTCATCAAATCTTAGAATCTTTTCTGCCAtgctcattttatttatattttaaaattgaggCACCAGGGCCGGAGAGACggcttggctgctcttccagaggacccggattCAAGCCCCAATACTCCAACcttctgtaactttagttccagggcaTGGACGGCCTCCCACACAAGTGCTGGAGAAACATACAAGTAAAAAACCCAcctttatatgtaaaaataaaatgaatataatctttaaaacttGAAGCGTTAGTAAGAGATAAGACACAATAGTACCGAAAATATTTTTCCCAAGGCATGATATATGGGTGTGAGAGCATCTATCCCATTTTGTACTTCGCCCTCAAGGAGGTGTAAAgtaacatttaattattttttaataatgttgAACACGAAAGTGAAAAAGTAAACTTTAAAATTCTGGCGCCGGGGACTGGGGCATTGCGACACTGCACGAAACAAAGCAGTTGCGCGTGCGCAGCGGCTGACCAGTGGCGCATGCGCAGAGCTTCCTCAACGGTCGGTGGGCGGGTTAAGGGTTACCAAGGACGCCGAGCTTCTTGCTCTTCCGCAGACGATCAGCCAGAGCCATGGCCTTGGCCAGAGATGCCAAGCTGGAGTCGGACACCTTTCAGGTGCTTCAGGACGTGGCCAACCGCCTGCGGATCCACTCCATCAGGGCCACGTGCGCCTGCAGCTCGGGCCATCCCACATCGTGCTGCAGTGCGGCCGAGATCATGGCTGTGCTCTTCTTCCATACCATGCGGTACAAACAGGCCGACCCAGAGCACCCCGACAACGACCGCTTCGTCCTCTCCAAGGGCCACGCGGCGCCCATCCTCTACGCGGTGTGGGTGGAGGTGGGCTGTCTCTGTGAATCGGACTTGCTGAACTTGCGAAAAATTCACTGCGACCTGGAGGGTCATCCCACCCCTCGACTGTCGTTTGTTGATGTGGCAACGGGGTCCCTGGGGCAGGGACTGGGTGCTGCCTGTGGCATGGCTTACACGGGCAAGTACTTCGACAAGGCCAGCTACCGCGTGTTCTGCCTCATGGGGGATGGTGAGTCCTCTGAAGGCTCGGTCTGGGAGGCGCTGGCCTTTGCTTCCCACTACAACTTGGACAATCTCGTGGCCATCTTTGACGTGAACCGCTTGGGACAAAGCGGCACGGCGCCCCTGGAGCACTGCACAGCCGTCTACGAGCAGCGCTGCCAAGCGTTTGGGTGGAACACTTACGTGGTGGATGGCCACGACGTTGAAGCTCTCTGCCAGGCCTTTTGGAAAGCAGCTCAAGTCAAGAACAAACCTACTGCCCTGATTGCCAAGACCTTCAAGGGGAGAGGTATCCCGAACGTCGAGGATGCAGAAAACTGGCACGGAAAGCCTATGCCAAAAGACAGAGCTGATGGGATTGTCAAATTAATTGAGAGTCAGATACAGACAAAGCGAAATCTCACACCGAAGCCCCCTGTTGAAGACTCACCCCGGATCAGCATGTCCAGTACAAAAATGACCTCTCTGCCTGCTTACAAACTGGGAGACATGGTAGCTACCCGTGAAGCGTACGGCTTGGCTCTGGCTAAGCTGGGCCACTCTAACCAAAGAGTTATCGTTCTAGATGGCGACACGAAAAACTCTACCTTTTCAGAAGTATTCAAGAAAGAGCACCCCGAGCGTTTCATAGAGTGCTTTATTGCTGAGCAAAACATGGTAAGTGTGGCCCTGGGATGTGCCACACGAGGACGAACTGTTGCTTTCGTTAGTACCTTCGCTGCCTTCCTGACCCGAGCCTTTGATCAGATCCGAATGGGAGCCATCTCTCAAACCAACGTCAACTTCGTCGGGTCCCACTGCGGCGTGTCGATTGGAGAAGATGGGCCTTCCCAGATGGCTCTGGAGGACCTAGCCATGTTCAGAAGCATCCCCAACTGCACTGTTTTCTATCCAAGTGATGCTGTCTCTACAGAACACGCCGTTTATCTGGCAGCCAACACCAAAGGAATGTGCTTCATTCGTACCACCCGGCCAAAATCGGCTGTTATTTATGCATCCGAAGAAAGCTTTGTGATTGGACAGGCCAAGGTGATCCGCCAGAGTGCAGTCGACAAGGTGACAGTTATTGGAGCAGGGGTTACTCTGCATGAAGCCTTAGTGGCTGCTGACGAGCTTGCTCAACAAGGGATTTCTATTCGTGTCATTGACCCGTTCACTATCAAACCTCTGGATGCTGCCACCATTATCGAAAGTGCCAAAGCCACAGGTGGCCAGATCGTCACTGTGGAAGATCACTACCGAGAAGGTGGCATTGGGGAAGCTGTGTGTGCAGCCGTCTCCGGAGAGCCTGACATCGTCGTCCGTCAACTTGCAGTAACAGAAGTGCCTCGAAGCGGGAAACCTAGCGAGCTACTGGATATGTTTGGAATCAGTGCCAGACACATTATAGCAGCTGTGAAAGATACCTTCATGAAATGAAATAGCCCACTTCTTCCTACATCACGGTTGTTGGCTTTGATCTTAAACTCTGATACCTTTGTGTTACATTTATGCTTGTTGTTATAAAAAAATCTCATATATAGTTGCCAAGTATCACTATGTAGCACATTTATTTCCGCTAATaagacaccccccccaaaaagaaaacccaaaacccaTGATCTAACTTTCTGTTAAATTAACAGATGTCATTCTTGTTTTTTAGTTGTTATGGTGAATTATACATTTTTAAGTTTCAAAATAGACAAAAGCACTTAATTACAAAGTTTTATAACAAGATTCTAAATAATTAGCTGGAATGGGGATAATGCACATCTTTATCAAAGAGCTTTTATCAGCGATAAAAATCAACATCAAATGTGTAtagttgctttattttgtttttaaccctATTTTTTAACTTTAGACA containing:
- the Tktl2 gene encoding transketolase-like protein 2, whose protein sequence is MALARDAKLESDTFQVLQDVANRLRIHSIRATCACSSGHPTSCCSAAEIMAVLFFHTMRYKQADPEHPDNDRFVLSKGHAAPILYAVWVEVGCLCESDLLNLRKIHCDLEGHPTPRLSFVDVATGSLGQGLGAACGMAYTGKYFDKASYRVFCLMGDGESSEGSVWEALAFASHYNLDNLVAIFDVNRLGQSGTAPLEHCTAVYEQRCQAFGWNTYVVDGHDVEALCQAFWKAAQVKNKPTALIAKTFKGRGIPNVEDAENWHGKPMPKDRADGIVKLIESQIQTKRNLTPKPPVEDSPRISMSSTKMTSLPAYKLGDMVATREAYGLALAKLGHSNQRVIVLDGDTKNSTFSEVFKKEHPERFIECFIAEQNMVSVALGCATRGRTVAFVSTFAAFLTRAFDQIRMGAISQTNVNFVGSHCGVSIGEDGPSQMALEDLAMFRSIPNCTVFYPSDAVSTEHAVYLAANTKGMCFIRTTRPKSAVIYASEESFVIGQAKVIRQSAVDKVTVIGAGVTLHEALVAADELAQQGISIRVIDPFTIKPLDAATIIESAKATGGQIVTVEDHYREGGIGEAVCAAVSGEPDIVVRQLAVTEVPRSGKPSELLDMFGISARHIIAAVKDTFMK